One window of candidate division TA06 bacterium genomic DNA carries:
- a CDS encoding YebC/PmpR family DNA-binding transcriptional regulator: MSGHSKWATIKRKKAGIDAALGQAFTRLIKEITIAARNGGGDPNGNPRLRTAILAAKGANMPADNIDRAVKKGTGELESVVYEEVTYEGYGPNGVAVMLDTVTDNKNRTASELRHLFSKNGGNMGSQGCVSWMFETKGLISVDSSVTDEDTLMSVALDAGADDVRPEEGSFDVLTTPAAFEAVKNALDNKKIPVLATEISKIPQNTVRLDFSQATTMLKLMDALEEFDDTQKVYSNFDIPAEVMAKLDK; encoded by the coding sequence ATGTCCGGACACTCAAAATGGGCCACCATCAAGCGTAAAAAAGCCGGCATTGACGCCGCCCTGGGGCAGGCTTTCACTCGGCTGATCAAGGAAATAACCATTGCCGCCCGCAACGGCGGCGGCGACCCCAACGGCAATCCCCGCCTGCGCACCGCTATCCTGGCCGCCAAGGGCGCCAACATGCCAGCCGATAACATCGACCGGGCCGTCAAAAAGGGCACCGGCGAGCTGGAGAGCGTGGTCTACGAAGAAGTGACCTACGAGGGCTACGGCCCCAACGGGGTGGCGGTGATGCTGGACACGGTCACCGACAACAAAAACCGCACCGCTTCGGAGCTGCGCCACCTGTTCTCCAAGAATGGCGGCAACATGGGCTCCCAGGGCTGCGTGTCCTGGATGTTCGAGACCAAGGGCCTGATCTCGGTGGATTCCTCCGTCACCGACGAGGATACTTTGATGTCGGTGGCTTTGGACGCCGGAGCCGATGACGTCAGGCCCGAAGAGGGGTCGTTCGATGTTCTAACCACTCCGGCCGCCTTTGAAGCGGTGAAGAACGCGCTGGACAACAAAAAAATACCGGTGCTCGCGACCGAGATCTCCAAGATCCCCCAGAACACCGTCCGGCTTGATTTCAGCCAGGCCACCACCATGCTGAAGCTGATGGACGCGCTGGAGGAATTTGACGATACCCAGAAGGTCTACAGCAATTTCGACATCCCGGCCGAAGTGATGGCCAAGTTGGACAAGTAA
- the ruvA gene encoding Holliday junction branch migration protein RuvA, translated as MYHHIKGTLIQKKPAEAVLEANGVGYQISISLNTFEKLPETGNQAKLLTYLHVKEDALQLFGFATDKERKVFKILIGVSGIGPKLALTVLSHMSPENLEQAVANQDMTRLTAISGIGKKTAERLLIELKGKIAEAVVEGLPTIKGQGTGASDPAVEALMSLGLNFVEARAAVDRAKTKLGENAAMEQLIREALKTK; from the coding sequence ATGTATCATCACATCAAAGGGACCTTGATCCAAAAAAAACCGGCCGAGGCTGTGCTGGAAGCCAACGGGGTCGGTTACCAGATCAGCATTTCCCTGAACACATTTGAAAAACTGCCGGAAACGGGCAACCAGGCCAAACTGCTGACCTACCTGCACGTCAAGGAGGACGCACTGCAACTGTTCGGTTTCGCAACCGACAAGGAGCGTAAGGTCTTCAAAATACTGATCGGCGTTTCCGGCATCGGGCCCAAGCTGGCGCTGACCGTGCTTTCCCACATGTCTCCGGAAAACCTGGAACAGGCGGTGGCCAACCAGGACATGACCAGGCTGACCGCGATCTCGGGCATCGGCAAGAAGACGGCGGAGCGGTTACTGATAGAATTGAAAGGCAAGATCGCCGAGGCGGTGGTGGAGGGATTGCCGACGATCAAAGGTCAGGGAACAGGGGCCAGCGATCCGGCAGTGGAAGCCTTGATGTCACTTGGGCTGAATTTCGTCGAGGCCAGGGCCGCAGTGGACAGGGCCAAGACCAAGTTGGGTGAAAATGCGGCCATGGAACAGCTGATCAGGGAAGCGCTGAAGACCAAATAA
- the ruvC gene encoding crossover junction endodeoxyribonuclease RuvC: protein MVILGIDPGSHKTGYGLIECGGSQTKVIALGCLKARPGALLSARLHAIHQGVSQVIQRYQPQEAAVEATFYGKNVRSALVMGHARGVCLLAVEQAGCKLFEYSPLEVKKAVVGQGRAGKGQVGFMVRALMGLKINPQEDEADALAVAICHWQRRLFNLKVQRVSKV, encoded by the coding sequence ATGGTGATCTTAGGAATAGATCCCGGCAGTCATAAAACCGGATACGGCCTGATAGAATGCGGCGGTAGCCAAACCAAAGTAATAGCCCTCGGATGCCTGAAGGCACGGCCGGGGGCTTTGCTTTCGGCCCGTCTGCATGCCATCCATCAGGGAGTGAGCCAGGTCATACAACGTTACCAGCCTCAGGAAGCGGCGGTGGAAGCCACCTTTTACGGCAAGAACGTTCGCAGTGCCCTGGTGATGGGCCATGCCCGGGGCGTCTGCCTTTTGGCGGTGGAACAGGCCGGCTGCAAACTTTTTGAATACTCGCCGCTGGAGGTCAAGAAGGCGGTGGTGGGGCAGGGCCGGGCTGGCAAGGGCCAGGTGGGCTTCATGGTCCGGGCCCTGATGGGTTTGAAGATAAATCCCCAGGAGGACGAGGCCGACGCCCTGGCGGTGGCGATCTGCCATTGGCAACGAAGGCTTTTTAATCTGAAGGTTCAACGGGTTTCAAAGGTTTGA